One segment of Streptomyces sp. NA02950 DNA contains the following:
- a CDS encoding MFS transporter has translation MARPAVSYRALALGADARAVGVIAGIYALLPLFAAVPLGRRTDHGRCAPLLPVGVALIATGCAFSATAGTLPGMAAWSGVMGLGHLAFVIGAQSIVARQSAPAEQDRNFGHFTIGASLGQLIGPVAAGLVVSGHDGAMARTSAAALAVSAAVAACSVTALWRIEHRDRDARPAAASAAEARRVPVRAILTTRGVASGIFISLAVLSATDILTAYLPVVGEQRGISPSVVGLLLSLRAAATVGCRLAITPMIRLLGRTALMAAGCLGAALLCAGIALPLPAWALGALLAGLGFCLGVGQPLSMTTVVQAAPDGAGSTALALRLTGNRLGQVGAPASAGVLAGLAGTAAPFVMLGGLLLVSAAIAIRPLRTGGTADVSARKTGSPSLARDTTDPAARNADTSGH, from the coding sequence ATGGCCCGGCCCGCCGTCTCCTACCGGGCCCTGGCGCTGGGCGCCGACGCCCGGGCGGTCGGGGTGATCGCCGGGATCTACGCCCTGCTGCCGCTGTTCGCCGCCGTACCGCTGGGGCGCCGCACCGACCACGGGCGGTGCGCCCCGCTGCTGCCCGTCGGTGTCGCGCTGATCGCCACCGGCTGCGCCTTCAGCGCCACGGCCGGAACGCTGCCGGGCATGGCCGCGTGGAGCGGGGTGATGGGCCTGGGCCATCTGGCGTTCGTGATCGGCGCCCAGTCCATCGTGGCCCGGCAGAGCGCCCCGGCCGAACAGGACCGCAACTTCGGCCACTTCACCATCGGCGCCTCGCTCGGTCAGCTCATCGGGCCCGTCGCGGCCGGGCTGGTGGTCTCCGGCCACGACGGCGCGATGGCCCGCACCAGTGCCGCCGCGCTGGCGGTCTCCGCCGCCGTGGCGGCCTGTTCGGTCACCGCGCTGTGGCGTATCGAGCACCGGGACCGGGACGCCCGGCCGGCGGCCGCGTCCGCGGCGGAGGCGCGGCGGGTGCCGGTGCGCGCCATCCTCACGACCCGCGGGGTGGCCTCGGGCATCTTCATCAGCCTCGCCGTGCTCTCCGCGACCGACATCCTCACCGCCTATCTGCCGGTCGTCGGCGAACAGCGCGGGATCTCGCCCTCGGTCGTCGGACTGCTGCTGAGCCTGCGCGCCGCGGCCACCGTCGGCTGCCGGCTGGCCATCACCCCGATGATCCGGCTGCTGGGGCGTACCGCGCTGATGGCCGCCGGCTGTCTGGGCGCGGCGCTGTTGTGCGCGGGCATCGCCCTGCCGCTGCCCGCCTGGGCGCTTGGTGCGCTGCTGGCCGGGCTCGGCTTCTGCCTCGGCGTCGGCCAGCCGCTGTCGATGACCACCGTCGTCCAGGCCGCCCCGGACGGAGCCGGGAGCACCGCGCTCGCGCTGCGGCTGACCGGCAACCGGCTGGGCCAGGTCGGGGCGCCCGCCTCCGCCGGGGTGCTCGCCGGGCTCGCGGGCACCGCCGCCCCCTTCGTCATGCTGGGCGGGCTGCTGCTGGTCTCGGCCGCGATCGCGATACGCCCGCTGCGCACGGGCGGGACCGCGGATGTCTCCGCCCGGAAGACGGGATCCCCCTCCCTCGCACGGGACACCACCGACCCCGCTGCCCGTAACGCGGACACCTCCGGCCACTGA